The following proteins come from a genomic window of Panthera leo isolate Ple1 chromosome E2, P.leo_Ple1_pat1.1, whole genome shotgun sequence:
- the BCKDHA gene encoding 2-oxoisovalerate dehydrogenase subunit alpha, mitochondrial isoform X1: protein MAVAAAAAKLRGSGRGLGQAGVLLLRRLGARGLARYHPRRQEQQHFPSLDDKPQFPGASAEFVDKLEFIQPNVISGIPVYRVMDRQGQIINPSEDPHLPQETVLKFYKSMTLLNTMDRILYESQRQGRISFYMTNYGEEGTHVGSAAALDSTDLVFGQYREAGVLMYRDYPLELFMAQCYGNASDLGKGRQMPVHYGCKERHFVTISSPLATQIPQAVGAAYAAKRANANRVVICYFGEGAASEGDAHAGFNFAATLECPVIFFCRNNGYAISTPTSEQYRGDGIAARGPGYGIMSIRVDGNDVFAVYNATKEARRRAVAENQPFLIEAMTYRIGHHSTSDDSSAYRSVDEVNYWDKQDHPISRLRHYLQGRGWWDDEQEKAWRKQSRKKVMEAFEQAERKPKPNPNLLFSDVYQEMPAQLRKQQESLARHLQAYGEHYPLDHFEK, encoded by the exons ATGGCGGTGGCGGCTGCTGCGGCGAAGCTCCGGGGCTCGGGTCGAGGCTTGGGCCAGGCTGGCGTCCTGCTCCTGCGGCGGCTTGGTGCTCGGGGGCTGGCTAGATAT caccctcGGAGGCAGGAGCAGCAGCACTTTCCATCCCTGGATGACAAGCCCCAGTTCCCCGGGGCCTCGGCGGAGTTTGTAGACAAGCTAGAATTCATCCAGCCCAATGTCATCTCTGGGATCCCCGTCTATCGCGTCATGGACCGGCAGGGCCAGATCATCAACCCCAGCGAGGATCCCCAC CTGCCCCAGGAGACGGTGCTCAAGTTCTACAAGAGCATGACTCTGCTCAACACCATGGACCGCATCCTCTACGAGTCCCAGCGGCAG GGCCGGATCTCCTTCTACATGACCAACTATGGCGAGGAGGGGACACATGTGGGGAGCGCGGCAGCGCTGGACAGCACGGACCTGGTGTTTGGCCAGTACCGGGAGGCAG GTGTGCTAATGTACCGGGACTACCCCCTGGAGCTGTTCATGGCCCAGTGCTATGGCAACGCGAGCGACCTGGGCAAGGGGCGCCAGATGCCCGTGCACTATGGCTGCAAGGAGCGCCACTTCGTCACCATCTCCTCTCCGCTGGCCACGCAGATCCCGCAGG cGGTGGGGGCGGCCTATGCGGCCAAGCGTGCCAACGCCAACAGAGTGGTCATCTGTTACTTCGGGGAGGGGGCGGCCAGCGAGGGGGATGCCCACGCCGGCTTCAACTTCGCCGCCACCCTCGAGTGCCCGGTCATCTTCTTCTGCCGGAACAACGGCTATGCCATCTCCACGCCCACCTCTGAGCAGTACCGCGGGGACGGCATCG CTGCTCGAGGCCCGGGCTACGGCATCATGTCCATCCGCGTGGACGGCAACGATGTGTTTGCCGTGTACAACGCCACCAAGGAGGCCCGGCGGCGGGCCGTGGCTGAGAACCAGCCCTTCCTCATTGAGGCCATGACCTACAG GATCGGGCACCACAGCACCAGTGACGACAGCTCGGCCTACCGCTCGGTGGACGAGGTCAATTACTGGGACAAGCAGGACCACCCCATCTCCCGGCTGCGGCACTACCTGCAGGGCCGAGGCTGGTGGGACGACGAGCAGGAGAAGGCCTGGAGAAAGCAGTCCCGCAAGAAG GTGATGGAGGCCTTTGAGCAGGCGGAGCGGAAGCCGAAGCCCAACCCCAACCTGCTCTTCTCTGACGTGTACCAGGAGATGCCGGCCCAGCTTCGCAAGCAGCAGGAGTCCCTGGCCCGGCACCTCCAGGCCTACGGCGAGCACTACCCCCTGGACCACTTCGAGAAGTGA
- the BCKDHA gene encoding 2-oxoisovalerate dehydrogenase subunit alpha, mitochondrial isoform X3: protein MFQKHPRRQEQQHFPSLDDKPQFPGASAEFVDKLEFIQPNVISGIPVYRVMDRQGQIINPSEDPHLPQETVLKFYKSMTLLNTMDRILYESQRQGRISFYMTNYGEEGTHVGSAAALDSTDLVFGQYREAGVLMYRDYPLELFMAQCYGNASDLGKGRQMPVHYGCKERHFVTISSPLATQIPQAVGAAYAAKRANANRVVICYFGEGAASEGDAHAGFNFAATLECPVIFFCRNNGYAISTPTSEQYRGDGIAARGPGYGIMSIRVDGNDVFAVYNATKEARRRAVAENQPFLIEAMTYRIGHHSTSDDSSAYRSVDEVNYWDKQDHPISRLRHYLQGRGWWDDEQEKAWRKQSRKKVMEAFEQAERKPKPNPNLLFSDVYQEMPAQLRKQQESLARHLQAYGEHYPLDHFEK from the exons ATGTTTCAGAAA caccctcGGAGGCAGGAGCAGCAGCACTTTCCATCCCTGGATGACAAGCCCCAGTTCCCCGGGGCCTCGGCGGAGTTTGTAGACAAGCTAGAATTCATCCAGCCCAATGTCATCTCTGGGATCCCCGTCTATCGCGTCATGGACCGGCAGGGCCAGATCATCAACCCCAGCGAGGATCCCCAC CTGCCCCAGGAGACGGTGCTCAAGTTCTACAAGAGCATGACTCTGCTCAACACCATGGACCGCATCCTCTACGAGTCCCAGCGGCAG GGCCGGATCTCCTTCTACATGACCAACTATGGCGAGGAGGGGACACATGTGGGGAGCGCGGCAGCGCTGGACAGCACGGACCTGGTGTTTGGCCAGTACCGGGAGGCAG GTGTGCTAATGTACCGGGACTACCCCCTGGAGCTGTTCATGGCCCAGTGCTATGGCAACGCGAGCGACCTGGGCAAGGGGCGCCAGATGCCCGTGCACTATGGCTGCAAGGAGCGCCACTTCGTCACCATCTCCTCTCCGCTGGCCACGCAGATCCCGCAGG cGGTGGGGGCGGCCTATGCGGCCAAGCGTGCCAACGCCAACAGAGTGGTCATCTGTTACTTCGGGGAGGGGGCGGCCAGCGAGGGGGATGCCCACGCCGGCTTCAACTTCGCCGCCACCCTCGAGTGCCCGGTCATCTTCTTCTGCCGGAACAACGGCTATGCCATCTCCACGCCCACCTCTGAGCAGTACCGCGGGGACGGCATCG CTGCTCGAGGCCCGGGCTACGGCATCATGTCCATCCGCGTGGACGGCAACGATGTGTTTGCCGTGTACAACGCCACCAAGGAGGCCCGGCGGCGGGCCGTGGCTGAGAACCAGCCCTTCCTCATTGAGGCCATGACCTACAG GATCGGGCACCACAGCACCAGTGACGACAGCTCGGCCTACCGCTCGGTGGACGAGGTCAATTACTGGGACAAGCAGGACCACCCCATCTCCCGGCTGCGGCACTACCTGCAGGGCCGAGGCTGGTGGGACGACGAGCAGGAGAAGGCCTGGAGAAAGCAGTCCCGCAAGAAG GTGATGGAGGCCTTTGAGCAGGCGGAGCGGAAGCCGAAGCCCAACCCCAACCTGCTCTTCTCTGACGTGTACCAGGAGATGCCGGCCCAGCTTCGCAAGCAGCAGGAGTCCCTGGCCCGGCACCTCCAGGCCTACGGCGAGCACTACCCCCTGGACCACTTCGAGAAGTGA
- the BCKDHA gene encoding 2-oxoisovalerate dehydrogenase subunit alpha, mitochondrial isoform X2 — protein sequence MLVTVESEGGGKGQKLTLATRRRKEVTLRGPGLHPRRQEQQHFPSLDDKPQFPGASAEFVDKLEFIQPNVISGIPVYRVMDRQGQIINPSEDPHLPQETVLKFYKSMTLLNTMDRILYESQRQGRISFYMTNYGEEGTHVGSAAALDSTDLVFGQYREAGVLMYRDYPLELFMAQCYGNASDLGKGRQMPVHYGCKERHFVTISSPLATQIPQAVGAAYAAKRANANRVVICYFGEGAASEGDAHAGFNFAATLECPVIFFCRNNGYAISTPTSEQYRGDGIAARGPGYGIMSIRVDGNDVFAVYNATKEARRRAVAENQPFLIEAMTYRIGHHSTSDDSSAYRSVDEVNYWDKQDHPISRLRHYLQGRGWWDDEQEKAWRKQSRKKVMEAFEQAERKPKPNPNLLFSDVYQEMPAQLRKQQESLARHLQAYGEHYPLDHFEK from the exons ATGTTGGTCACTGTGGAAagtgagggtggagggaagggacagaaactGACCTTGGCGaccaggagaagaaaggaggtgaCCTTGAGAGGACCTGGATTG caccctcGGAGGCAGGAGCAGCAGCACTTTCCATCCCTGGATGACAAGCCCCAGTTCCCCGGGGCCTCGGCGGAGTTTGTAGACAAGCTAGAATTCATCCAGCCCAATGTCATCTCTGGGATCCCCGTCTATCGCGTCATGGACCGGCAGGGCCAGATCATCAACCCCAGCGAGGATCCCCAC CTGCCCCAGGAGACGGTGCTCAAGTTCTACAAGAGCATGACTCTGCTCAACACCATGGACCGCATCCTCTACGAGTCCCAGCGGCAG GGCCGGATCTCCTTCTACATGACCAACTATGGCGAGGAGGGGACACATGTGGGGAGCGCGGCAGCGCTGGACAGCACGGACCTGGTGTTTGGCCAGTACCGGGAGGCAG GTGTGCTAATGTACCGGGACTACCCCCTGGAGCTGTTCATGGCCCAGTGCTATGGCAACGCGAGCGACCTGGGCAAGGGGCGCCAGATGCCCGTGCACTATGGCTGCAAGGAGCGCCACTTCGTCACCATCTCCTCTCCGCTGGCCACGCAGATCCCGCAGG cGGTGGGGGCGGCCTATGCGGCCAAGCGTGCCAACGCCAACAGAGTGGTCATCTGTTACTTCGGGGAGGGGGCGGCCAGCGAGGGGGATGCCCACGCCGGCTTCAACTTCGCCGCCACCCTCGAGTGCCCGGTCATCTTCTTCTGCCGGAACAACGGCTATGCCATCTCCACGCCCACCTCTGAGCAGTACCGCGGGGACGGCATCG CTGCTCGAGGCCCGGGCTACGGCATCATGTCCATCCGCGTGGACGGCAACGATGTGTTTGCCGTGTACAACGCCACCAAGGAGGCCCGGCGGCGGGCCGTGGCTGAGAACCAGCCCTTCCTCATTGAGGCCATGACCTACAG GATCGGGCACCACAGCACCAGTGACGACAGCTCGGCCTACCGCTCGGTGGACGAGGTCAATTACTGGGACAAGCAGGACCACCCCATCTCCCGGCTGCGGCACTACCTGCAGGGCCGAGGCTGGTGGGACGACGAGCAGGAGAAGGCCTGGAGAAAGCAGTCCCGCAAGAAG GTGATGGAGGCCTTTGAGCAGGCGGAGCGGAAGCCGAAGCCCAACCCCAACCTGCTCTTCTCTGACGTGTACCAGGAGATGCCGGCCCAGCTTCGCAAGCAGCAGGAGTCCCTGGCCCGGCACCTCCAGGCCTACGGCGAGCACTACCCCCTGGACCACTTCGAGAAGTGA
- the EXOSC5 gene encoding exosome complex component RRP46 produces MEGVMQTDAKMRTESGAESSPRGPGCSLRHFACEQNLLSRPDGSASFLQGDTSVLAGVYGPAEVKVSKEIFNKATLEVILRPKIGLPGVAEKSREQLIRNTCEAVVLGALHPRTSITVVLQVVSDAGSLLACCLNAACMALVDAGMPMRALFCGVTCALDAEGTLVLDPTAKQEKEARAILTFALDSVERKLLMSTTKGLYSDAELQQCLAAAQAASQHVFRFYRESLQRRYSKS; encoded by the exons atggagggggtgATGCAGACTGACGCCAAGATGCGTACTGAGTCTGGAGCAGAGTCCAGTCCTCGAGGTCCAGGCTGCAGTCTCCGGCACTTTGCCTGTGAGCAGAACCTGTTGTCCCGGCCGGACggctctgcctctttcctgcaaG GGGATACATCGGTCCTTGCGGGCGTATACGGACCAGCCGAGGTGAAGGTCAGCAAAGAGATCTTCAACAAGGCCACCCTGGAGGTGATTCTGAGGCCGAAGATCGGGCTGCCTG GCGTCGCTGAGAAGAGTCGGGAGCAGCTGATCAGGAACACTTGTGAAGCAGTGGTATTGGGAGCGCTGCACCCCCGTACCTCCATTACTGTGGTGCTGCAGGTCGTCAGTGATGCTGGCTCT CTCCTGGCCTGTTGCCTGAATGCTGCCTGCATGGCATTGGTGGATGCAGGTATGCCCATGCGGGCCCTCTTCTGTGGGGTCACCTGTGCTCTGGACGCTGAGGGGACCCTCGTGCTGGACCCCACAGCCAAGCAGGAAAAG GAGGCCCGGGCCATCCTGACCTTTGCCCTCGACAGTGTGGAACGGAAGCTGTTGATGTCCACCACCAAGGGGCTCTACTCGGATGCTGAG CTCCAGCAGTGCCTGGCCGCGGCCCAGGCTGCCTCGCAACACGTCTTCCGCTTCTACCGGGAATCGCTGCAGAGACGTTACTCCAAGAGCTGA
- the TMEM91 gene encoding transmembrane protein 91 isoform X1 yields MKRYKYFFKTLLSVLWGYVHRSRNAGSSENPSQSLSPVMDSPSLRELQQPLLAGVGCGPPIQKPGEPQLGPPFGETAFAESLKGWQLLPPPLPTVSAGLGEPGPPDLEDASSSDSDSDWDGGSLLSPLLPHDHLGLAVFSMLCCFWPVGIAAFCLAQKTNKAWAKGDVQGAGAASRRAFLLGVLAVGLGVCTYAAALVTLAAYLASREPP; encoded by the exons ATGAAGCGTTACAAATActtcttcaagaccctgctttcagttctttgggggtACGTACACAGGAGTAGAAATGCTGGCTCctctg AAAACCCTTCCCAGAGCCTCTCCCCAGTCATGGACAGCCCCAGTCTTCGAGAGCTCCAACAGCCTCTGCTGGCAGGTGTGGGCTGTGGGCCCCCCATCCAGAAGCCTGGTGAGCCCCAGCTGGGGCCTCCCTTTGGAGAGACAGCCTTTGCAGAGTCCCTGAAGGGTTGGCAGCTCCTCCCACCACCTCTTCCCACTGTGAGCGCTGGCCTTGGGGAGCCAGGGCCCCCTGACCTTGAG GATGCATCATCCAGTGACAGCGACTCGGACTGGGATGGGGGCAGCCTTCTCTCCCCGCTCCTACCCCACGATCACCTTGGCTTGGCCGTCTTCTCCATGCTCTGCTGTTTCTGGCCTGTGGGCATCGCTGCCTTCTGCCTGGCCCAGAAG ACCAACAAGGCTTGGGCCAAGGGGGACGtccagggggcaggggctgcctCCCGCCGCGCCTTCCTGCTGGGGGTCCTCGCCGTCGGGCTGGGCGTGTGCACATATGCGGCCGCCCTGGTGACCCTGGCCGCCTACCTGGCCTCCCGAGAGCCGCCCTAG
- the TMEM91 gene encoding transmembrane protein 91 isoform X2, producing the protein MDSPSLRELQQPLLAGVGCGPPIQKPGEPQLGPPFGETAFAESLKGWQLLPPPLPTVSAGLGEPGPPDLEDASSSDSDSDWDGGSLLSPLLPHDHLGLAVFSMLCCFWPVGIAAFCLAQKTNKAWAKGDVQGAGAASRRAFLLGVLAVGLGVCTYAAALVTLAAYLASREPP; encoded by the exons ATGGACAGCCCCAGTCTTCGAGAGCTCCAACAGCCTCTGCTGGCAGGTGTGGGCTGTGGGCCCCCCATCCAGAAGCCTGGTGAGCCCCAGCTGGGGCCTCCCTTTGGAGAGACAGCCTTTGCAGAGTCCCTGAAGGGTTGGCAGCTCCTCCCACCACCTCTTCCCACTGTGAGCGCTGGCCTTGGGGAGCCAGGGCCCCCTGACCTTGAG GATGCATCATCCAGTGACAGCGACTCGGACTGGGATGGGGGCAGCCTTCTCTCCCCGCTCCTACCCCACGATCACCTTGGCTTGGCCGTCTTCTCCATGCTCTGCTGTTTCTGGCCTGTGGGCATCGCTGCCTTCTGCCTGGCCCAGAAG ACCAACAAGGCTTGGGCCAAGGGGGACGtccagggggcaggggctgcctCCCGCCGCGCCTTCCTGCTGGGGGTCCTCGCCGTCGGGCTGGGCGTGTGCACATATGCGGCCGCCCTGGTGACCCTGGCCGCCTACCTGGCCTCCCGAGAGCCGCCCTAG